The sequence GTTTTGCTCTGTCACACTGGTCTTACAACTAAAGAATCTGCGTCGTACATTGCGATTATGGTATGGAAACGTTCAAGAAATTCTAAGCTGCAGACTGCGTTTTACACACTGCGGTTTACATTTCCAGGGGTAAATTAAGTCCCACAATTATTAGAGAAATTCAACACATTGCTTCATCGATTTCATGCCTTTTTGTGTTTCGAGGAAATTGGCGATTTCTTGGAGGCCATTACATTATGTGATCGTGGAATGTGATGTTAAGGGGACTATCATCTATGACAAAGGAAATCGCTACGAAATTGATCACGCCATTCAAAAGCTCTGCAATTTCACGTAAGCTCAAACTCTTCTCTGATTAAATGTCTCCTAATTTATGCAGTAAAGCTGCAAGTTGTACGAAAGATACGAAGTTGAAATTCCTGTCGACAATACGTACGGGAAGGAAATATTAAACGGTAGCTGGAATGGGATGATAGGAATGATCCTTGAAGTAAATGTTACGAAAGTAACGACAATTATCTAACATAATTAACATCTTTTGTCTGATGACACGCAGAGGGCTGATATTGCTGTGGGTGTTTGGAGCTTGGAGGAGCTTCCACGATCGCAATTGAAGTGGGCTGTAGTGAAGGGAACGGCTCTCGAATCGCCCTTTATCGTACGTAGATAGATAGATAATTCatgtaatttaatttaactaATTATAATTGCACAATGTTCCGTTATTTCTAGGAAGCCACAACTGGAGTTTACAAGGCAATTggaggtaaaaaaataataacaacaaacgTACAATTTAATCGTATGGCGATGTCTTTCAATTAACAGAAGGATTGTTAACGCATCCCGAAAACCGCGTTAGCTCGGGAATAGATGCAATTAAGCGTGTTATAAATGGAAGCTACGCTTATATAGAAGTAAGTTCGATGTAAACGCGATATTAAGTCATAACTGAAACGCGCAAGTCTTGCGCTTTTGTTTCGTTGACTTTCAATAGGAAAGATCGTATCTTAAGGCTATCACAGAGCAGGATCATGCCCAGACGGACAAATGCCGGTTCAGTTTCGTCAATCAGGtatttttcaaagtcaatTTTGCCTTTGCTTTGCCAAAAGCCAGTCCGCTGAAACCTGTTTTGGATAAAAAGTAAATCTGCATGGACTCTTGATTTATTGCGATACAAGTAAGTGAAATTtaactctgtttttttttaggattttGCAAATGATAGAAGCAGGTTTGGGAAAGTATTGGAAAAATGTTTATTGGCCGTCTTCTGGTGCTGACGAATGTGGAATTGCTAAACAATCTGAAGGAGCTAAAAGTCTAAAACTTGCAGATTTGCAGGGCGCTTTTCTAATTTTGGCTATCGGGTGGGGATTagcgtttttttatttttagccgaGAAGTATACCTCTCTGTCCCTCAATGTTTTCGTAACTAGATTTTTTATCAACGCATTTCTATGAATAGCAAAGAAGGTAGAAAGTTAGAATGGTAAATTACGTTCTAGAAAGGACATTTTGGCCGTTGAAATGTTAAATGTTTTCATGTTTACGACCGCTGAGTTAATCGATAATATTTGGAAATAACGAAAGTggtattttaaaattgtattttgGTCCTATACGTTCAGTGTACATTTAAGAATTGTTTAGTCAACTTAGTTATCCGCCACGTTCAGTGTACATTTAAGAGTTGTTTAGTCAACTTAGCTATCCGCCGCTACACGTttgaaactttaatttttaacacattcttttttcagttAAGTCTTTCTCAAACGACAAATTTAATGGGAAATCTTGGGCTAGCATAGTTTCTTTGTGTTCAATTATCTTTTTGATGATTAAAAAGGGTAAGTTTTCCTTTAAGTGAGATATTTCATAAATAGTGTATGTAATTGtcgtaatttttatttaaagggTAAAGGCTGTTTTGTTGCTGAAGTTTTTGATGCCATTGACGGACATTGGGTTATCACGACCCATGGCGGTTAGCTGTAATTAGCTGATCGTATTTAAGGCAAGGCCGAAAGATAAGGTACTGGTAACAACGAATAGTAATATTGAGATTTGCAGGAAAAGATTGCCCACGTCTATCGAAATGTGTCTAGGAGTTTTATATATCgcctttttaaagtaaaaatagTGACCGTTATCGTAAACAACTTTTTCGTAACTTTTATGTCACGAACCTTTAGTTAATTAACTCCATTTAACGGCTCTTCCAGTTCAAACGGCTACGTAAGTGgttatcgaaaaaaaaaggaaaaacttgcGTTATAAGAGACGATTCTTAAATGCTAAAAAATATCTTGTATGGAACTGGTTAAGGTATTCAAATGCAGAGTTCGAGTTTTTGGTTTCAATGTGGATGGGATTTAATAAATAAGGTAGGTAAATTGTCTAAGTGGTAATTTTGGTTGTTTGCAAAGTTACCGAAATAAAACTAGCGTATTCAATGGTGTTCCGTAACAACATGACATGCGTTTCTTTGGTCTTAAGTATGTCAAGCCATATTCTCTGATTATGATTTATTTCGGTAACTTCATAGACTGTTATATTATAATTTTATcatattatatttaatttaaataacctGGGAATAGTGGCATTTGCAAAATTAAATAAGTTACATATGTTAAGCACAGATATATCTAGTGTTATTAAATATGTCAAATATCGGAACGTATCGGCGATTAGATGCTGCATAGCCTTAACATACTCTACGGAACTTAACGTGCGGAGCTCAAGCTTTTCTGTGCAACGGGTTTTCTCGTTACTATTTTTGATATACTAATGCTCACACGGAGAGATGTAGTAAACAAACTTATAAACATGCCTTACAAAGTCTAACTACCTCCGCCAGATGCCAGTAAAATCATTGTTACGAAAAGTGGTGTCAGAAGTGTGCTTGTGCTGTAGGTTTTCATATAGTAATATGTAAACTTACGGGTGTAATCGTGCGAAGCTGAGAAATTCTGATGGATATCAATTAAAGGTGAGAGTTATGAGATAATTGCTTGTATTGTTATGTGTGTGGTATTGCCTTAAGGTGGTATATTAGTCATACCTTAAAACTGAACTTTATGTACTTAGAAAGGACATATTATGTTAACTTACTGtagtttacgtttgaaactacgcaAATCCTGTGTAACTGTAAAgaagaacatagttcattttctaaatttccgAAATTTTAAGTTTCGGTAGAACTTCtggtttgaaaatgcttagtaactcactatctattggtctgaatgaaaaaagaacgacattttcgtaatcctcttaaaatttggggtcgaatccatgtgtcagtagaaaatacccaataatcgtcaaaaatcgcaaatttccctgaactatagttcaggaaaaatcgcgattttggccaaattggacttttcgccaaaaataGGTCAAGTACACCTAAAATTTTGTAAGGATCCTGAAAATCGTATTCATTTTGCTCTAGGACCACTGTTTCTGGAGATATATgctacttccggtcacttccggtattttttttttttcaactttgcaaaaagcaaaaaaagaacattaatattccaaacattttaagcattttaaTCATAAGGGTAATGGTGTGGCTACTTTTGTCGTGTTTATTTTGCTATTACTACTGGCTGATCGTGCAAGTTGCTTATCTACGATATGTGAAGCGCTTTCTCCTGTAACTTGTAGTTGATTTACTTTGCTGCTGCgcttgaaaaagaattttccgATACTAGTAACGTCCAAGCAAGCAAGCATACTAGGAAACAGCAAGttttgtctttcatttctaaatcagtttttttcatttggttccAGAATTCATAACTAATAACACAACTTCGTTAACAAAGACCATAATGTGTCACGCTAATGAGAAGTTATACCTGGTAAGTATAGATATAGCATGAAAGATATACCTCATGCTGTTATTCTAACCTTATCATACATCACCTTATGATgtacagtcaggtttaaaaataagccctacAAAATAAACCCGAGCCTCAACTTTTCTCAGCTGGGGTTAATATTTTAACTTGGGATTTGATGAAACTTTATCTACCCCATCGAAAATAAACTACTGATTATAAGTAAAATATTAGCTTTCCCGCCAACTAAGtggtttttaaataaaccgAAATCAAACTGGTTTTACCGCAACCACActgaatttaaacaaatcacAAACTAGAGTtcccaagtaaaaaaaacttgatttacGTGATCATAGTTAAACACTACATCCACAACATTTATTATTGGAGTAATATGtaggttt comes from Daphnia carinata strain CSIRO-1 chromosome 2, CSIRO_AGI_Dcar_HiC_V3, whole genome shotgun sequence and encodes:
- the LOC130686076 gene encoding uncharacterized protein LOC130686076 — its product is MIGMILERADIAVGVWSLEELPRSQLKWAVVKGTALESPFIEATTGVYKAIGEGLLTHPENRVSSGIDAIKRVINGSYAYIEERSYLKAITEQDHAQTDKCRFSFVNQVFFKVNFAFALPKASPLKPVLDKKILQMIEAGLGKYWKNVYWPSSGADECGIAKQSEGAKSLKLADLQGAFLILAIGWGLAFFYF